The following are encoded together in the Bubalus kerabau isolate K-KA32 ecotype Philippines breed swamp buffalo chromosome 3, PCC_UOA_SB_1v2, whole genome shotgun sequence genome:
- the TMEM217B gene encoding putative transmembrane protein 217B, producing the protein MNDRKYSIMIGTFCFLNTVQFLIFEVNEFAFFGYEERFSVYQKTKSELVSWVVTHKKNIGISLSSVTLLVCSLFLYCIHTSNYMGMLCYSVWIIIYELLSLSIILLTNTAIKEQFKELRYLHLIFQISRMLLHLFCLPFVTKYGYSIFKDPRAVSKIGQRRRSSISTVESWPPVGMGSLYCKLN; encoded by the coding sequence ATGAATGACAGGAAGTACTCCATCATGATAGGCACCTTCTGTTTCCTCAACACCGTCCAGTTCCTCATCTTTGAAGTGAATGAGTTTGCCTTCTTTGGCTATGAAGAGAGGTTCAGCGTCTACCAGAAGACCAAGTCTGAGCTGGTCTCTTGGGTTGTGACCCACAAGAAGAACATCGGCATCAGCCTGTCCAGCGTCACCCTTCTGGTCTGCTCCTTGTTCCTCTACTGCATCCACACCAGCAACTACATGGGCATGCTCTGCTACAGCGTGTGGATTATCATCTATGAGCTGCTCAGCCTCTCCATCATCCTGCTCACCAACACGGCCATCAAAGAGCAGTTCAAGGAGCTGAGGTACCTGCACTTGATCTTCCAGATCTCGCGGATGCTCCTGCACTTGTTCTGCCTGCCCTTCGTCACCAAGTACGGATACTCCATCTTCAAGGACCCCAGGGCTGTAAGCAAGATTGGCCAACGCAGACGCTCTAGCATCAGCACAGTCGAGTCGTGGCCACCTGTCGGGATGGGAAGCTTGTACTGCAAGCTGAACTGA